cctcgtcgccatctACCCGCACCGCTCCGACTTCGAGTACGTCGCCTCGCTGACGGGCGACGCCTCCTGGGCCCCCGACAACATGCGCAAGTACTTTGTGCGCATGGAGAAGAACCGCTacctgctgccgctgctggccaagggccACGGCTTCGACGGCTGGCTGGACACGGAGCGCGCCCCCATCACCCTGCCCCTCGAGGACCCCAAGCTGCTCAGCCTGATTGCCGGCGGCAGCTTCGCCCTCGGCAACTACTCGCGCCTGCTGCCCAACCTGCTCGACGTGGCCCTGGGCGACGCCAACGAGGACTCGGAGTCGCGCGACCGCGACGGCGGCTACTTCCAGATCCCGCTCTCCGCCGGCGACGGCCGCCGCTACGGCTCGCGCGAGTTTGTCGTCGCCACGCGCGACGCCAAGAACCCCGACGGCTCCAAGAAGTACCCCCTCGACGTGCGCATGAACTGCCACGTCACGCgcgtcgtctttgacgagtccggcggcggcgagccgCGCGCCACGGGGGTCGagttcctcgacggcgcctACCTCTACCGCGCCAGCCCGCGGTCCGGCTCGGCCGCCAAGGGCGTCCCCGGCTCGGCCACCGCCTCCAGGGAGGTCATCATCGCCGGGGGCGCGTACAACTCGCCGCAGCTCCTCAAGCTCAGCGGCGTCGGGCCGGCCTCGGAGCTCGCGCAGTTCGGCATCCcgctcgtcaaggacctgcCGGGCGTCGGCACCAACCTCCAGGACCACTACGAGGTGGCGGTGCAGGGCCGGCTCCCGTCCGACTGGCGCTTCCTCTCGGGCTGCACCTTCAGCGACGACAACGACCCGTGCCTCGACCGCTGGCGGCGCCCGGGCCTGCTCACCGGCCGCGGGGCCTACGTGTCCAACGGCTTCGCGGCCGCCATGCTCATGAAGTCGTCGGTCGCGAGCGAGTACGACGCCTTCCTGTTCGGCGGGCCCGTCAACTTCCGCGGCTACTTCCCCGGCTACAGCTACAACATCACCGCCGACCACGACGTCTTCACCTGGGCCATCCTCAAGGGCCACCCGCGCAACACGGCTGGGCACGTGCGCCTGCGCAGCGCCGACCCGCTCGACGTGCCCGACGTGCTGTACAACTACTTTGACACGGGGAGCGGCGACAGCGCCGCCGACCTGACGGCCATCCGGGAGGCCATTGGCGTGGCGCGCGACGCATTTAGTCGCCAGCTCGTcaaggtggacgaggtgCTGCCCGGCGCGGGGGTCCGGTCCGCCGCCGAGGTCGAGGCCTACGCGAGGGACACGGCCTGGGGGCACCACGCGTCGTCGACGTGTCCTATCGGCGCGGACGGCGACCCCATGGCCGTCCTGGACTCGAGTTTTCGGGTGAGGGGCGTCAAGGGCCTGCGCGTCGTCGATGCGTCTGTTTATCCTAGGATTCCGGGGACTTTTACCGCCCTGTCGACGTACATGGTTGGCGAGAAGGCGGCGGATGTCATCTTGAGCCAGAACAAGTAGGTGTTGCGTGTGGTGGTGGCGTGGGACCTGTGTATATTTTGGGCGTTTTATTTTCCGGCCAGCTTGCAGGGTTgtaggaacattgaagtttgGAGGGTTTTAATGTGGACAGGCGCGGCTGCTGATTGGCTGACGATCTGCCGACTGGGACGTGTATTTTGACTTGAGCAATAAAAACATGGCACTTACAAGAGAAATAATGCTAGTTCCTATTTCTATAGTCGATGAGAATAATCTTGTCAAGAGATTAATATTCCACCATTTTCCGGGAATAGATCTCCCTTGGATTGTGCAAGCTGGATGCTCACTACGGTACTGTGAATGTCTAAAGACGGGACGAACCGTCTATGACTCTATGGCGTCGTTCGATCCTGCCATGACACATACATGATCGTTGAAGTGATCATGTACTTTAGGCAACTGGTCACCTTGGCTGCTGGATAATTTTTGACCTTGTCTGCGCCTGACTTGGGTCGTTTCCTTTGTCCGAATTTCAAAGTCTGTGACGTCAACATAAGACCTACAGTTTATACTAATTCGATGATGAGACCAGTACGATGGCCGCCGAATCGGTAGAAAGTCCAACGCCGCACCACCCTCACCGACAAGAAAGTCGCCATCTCGCGTCATAAACACAGTCAATTCACCAGCCATGCCAAAGCTCCTCGACTTTCGCTGCGCCGTCAtcaccggcggcggcggcggcggtatCGGCAAAGCCATGGCCCGCCACCTCGTGTccaagggcaagacggtCCTGCTCGCGGGCCGCACGGAGTCCAATCTACAGTCGGCGGCCcgcgacgtcggcgccgcgggcTACTACCTCCTCGACGTGGGCAAGACGGCCGACATCTCGCCCTTTGTGGACCGCATCACCCGCGAGCACCCCGAGCTAGACTGCCTGatcaacaacgccggcgtCCAGCGGCCCCTGGATATCCTCCAGGACGGCGACTttgtggccaaggccgaccAGGAAATCGACATCAACGTCCGGGGCCCGATGCACCTGACGCTCGGGGCTGCTGCCGCACCTGCAGACCAAGCCCGGCGCCGTGATTATTAACGTGTCAAGCATTCTGGGCTTTGTGCCCTTTTCTGTTATCAACCCCGTGTACAATGGCACCAAGGCGTGGCTGCACTTTTGGAGCATGAACCTGCGCACGCAGCTGCGGCGGGCGTGCGCGTGGTCGAGATTGCGCCGCCCACGGTGGCGACGGACTTGCACCGCGAGAGGGAGGACCCCGACGAtaacaagaaggagaagaatgcGCGGGCGCTGGGTGTGGACGAGTTTATGGGCGAGGTGGCGCGGAAGCTGGAGAGGGGGGACGAGATGATATCCGCGGGGGGTGGGAGCGACATTGTCGAAAAGTGGTATGGGATGTACGGCGCCCTGTACGATGAGACGGCGTCCAAGAAGTAGCGGTAtcttgttgttggtgttgttaCTGCGTGGTTGCTCGTTTGATGGGAGGGATATACAgagatgatggccttggcgacGGGATTCCTGCACTTTTGGCAGTGAATTGGGTTGTGATATTGCCAACTCTGGCTCTAGCTTGCTGGAAAACTGGCTTCTTGTACAATAAATGAGGGGCACATCAACCGTCACGGCAGTAAATGAAAGCATTGCATCACAAGGGACAAGCTTGGCAGAGAATCAGCGGTTCTATTGACTAGTCGTCCTGATTTACGTACTGTATATTTGTCAGTTTCCACCTCTCGCAACCCCCGTAAGGAGAACAACTCACCACCAGCTGCCCGTTGTCGTTGCCAATGCGGTCATTCAGATTGATGCCCTGTCGCCCGCGGGTTCCCTCCTCAACCATGTTCAGTTCGGCGGTCAGCATGGCGCCGTCCACCGAGATGTCACCGGCAGAGTCAGAAAAGTCTGTCAAGAACGAGCCGTGTTGTCAGTCGTCTCTACTTGCACACCATCGGACGCAAACAGGATGATGGCATGTGAGTGGTAAAAAGCAAGACTTACTGACGCCGTTCCAGACGAACCAGCCGTCCGAGTTGCCCACAAAGTCGTTCAGATCAATGGTGGACTCATTccactcgtcgtcgccgtagGCGCACTCGGCGTGGAGGATGTGGCCGTCCTCGAGCCAAATGTTCCGCGAAGACTCGTAAAAGGACATGATGCGCGTGTTTGTTGATGTGTGAGGCGGGGGACGGTTGGGAATTCTTGGTCGGCGGTGTGATGCTCAAGCGTGCGGGAATAAGGCGAATCCAACCGCACTTTTATATCAAGCCGAGAGGGGGCTCCATGTACGCCAAGACACACCCACCCGCATAGACTGGATCCTTTGTGGCTATGCATCTCATGCAATGGGCCATGAGTAACGggtttttttgtcttttggTTTGCAAATACTACATGGCGTCTGTGGCCCCCGCATGGAACTATTTGGTCTCAGTGCAGGCTGGCCAAACGTCACAGCAGCAAGCGATGGCCTGTTTTTTGACAGTGGGCCAGTACGTGGTTGACGATAATTGGGCTGTCGGTGTGTCATTTGCTGCAAAGCCGTTGGTTTTGTTTGTCAAGAGGGGGGGAATGTGTTTGAGGTTGAGGCCTCCGGTTCTTGTCGCCGTGCCACACGGCCACGACCAAAACAAAGGCATCAGCCGCAAAGGTtgcacaacaacaaagaaaggcgTCGCGAGAGCCGCCGAGTCGGGCATTGGCGAGGGAGTGCTGCCCTCGGCCTGTAGGGCTCACAGACTtgttgtatttatagagacCTCTGAGGCTTGAGGTCGTCTcggaaaaccaaggacctttgatacctcCAAGGTGATGATTGAAAGGATATTTGCACCACACGTTCCGAGCCCTCGCCGCGAGGGGGGCCGTGATGCCCGTTCTGGCCCGTCGAACAGCGGGGGAGTGCCCATGATTAGCTGAAACAAAGGTCTCGGCAGGAGCCGCCACCAGCCCGCAGCGGGCCGTAGTACTTCTGGCGTCAACGGTTACGTCAATGGTGCACTGTGTGCAAGTATCCAGTAGGcacggaccagttgacagctCGGCGGCCTCACGTTGACCCAGCGCCTCTTTCAAGCTGCGGAGGGGGTCGCTCTTGCCCTTTGCgcgccaaggccattcaTTGGCTTCCGTCAAACGCGCGACCAGTCTTGATTGTGTGCCCTGAACAAACGCACCTGCCCGCATCTCAAAATGATCTACCAACGTTGCGGATCCGAGCCCGGCTCCCTCCCCAGTAGTAACATCTAAAACAAGTACCTTTAGGTGCCTGTAGGcattaaggtttttttaaGCGCATAAAGACTGTGCCAATAGACGCCATGCCAAAGAGGACATCAGATAACGGGAGGAACCAGCCGGATCCTATCAACTTCCAGAGCAGGTTGCAAGGAATCTCGAAAATAATCAAGAGGAGGGTTCCATAGGTTTTCAAAGTCGAAACTCGGTCGTTTAAGCAAAAACTTGCATGGTCAGTGCAGGTGATTTCTGCGATGAGCATAGGACAAGTCGCCGACATGGTCTTCCGTATATTGTCAGATTGGGGCGCAAAACAACGGGCAAGCACCCAGCAACAATTGCCCCTGATATCGGTGTGTCCGTGGCGAGATCCAAAGCCTTGCCGGGCATCTTGCCCACGCGCAGTTGGTACTGAACCATGAATGATGGAGGCGCCATTTTCTCGAAATGGTGCATCCGGAGCCCAAAGAGGACCGAGGACCGCCGAGGACGTAGAGTTGGAACTGCCGCAAGGGATAGTCTTGTTCTCAATTTCCTCCACCAAGCTGCAGACTTGTTAGATGGGCGCCTCGACTCTCCATCAAACTCGCAAACGTACGATCCAAGTCCGAGCATGTCACGTAAACGAAAAGCCTCGTGACTTTTTGCAGTGAAATGTTGGCCTAGAGAGTTGATATAATCCACGCCCGTCATCCACTCGTCGTGGGTTAGCTTAACATCGCGGGCAAAGTCGTGTACGTGCCGGATGAAGCTGGTTATAATATGCTCATGACGAGTTGTTGCGTTTGGCCCTGTGGTCTCGGCAACAAGTTTCGCAAAATCAGGGTCGAATCTGCTGTTCTGATCGGAAAACTCATTGTATCTCATGGCTATTGTCTAGTTCTCACGGCAAAAGCAGCGACATGGAGAATTTTCTTGAATGGTCGGCCGAGTAAAGTCTGGTTGTGAGGAACCATTGGTGCTTTGTTTCCATGACTTTGATAGCGAATTCGCAACTGTTTGAGTAGCAGGATATTGCATTATGGTGTTGGGCTAAAATAGTGACTCTGAAAGCGCTTGCGTGTTCAACCATGTCTTCGCTATGACTCGTGTGGATGGCCTAGAGTCCGTAGACTTTGATTTAAGGCAGaagtgttacacggaaatgggccggttacacaagggctacggtcacgggattagggcagaaggtcctcaccgacttcttgtataaatagacggctttggtccctcaaggccttgaggaaaaccaaggacctttgataccaaagactgttattagatgaattgagtaattgctccaagctaggcccttgtcacaagaaGTCCATGTCTGCGCCGAGAATGGAACCCCAGCTAGGGGCGTTTCCCAACAAGATGCTGGGCGCGATTTCTTGAAGATTGTTGAGAGGGGATTGATGACGATTCATTGTCTCGAAGCTGTCTACGTGGCCCGTTTATAAAGGGGCTACAGTCTCGGTTGCGTTGGCCGGGGGAGGCTGAATCGCGACTCGTTACAACAACTAGGAGCTGTCGACTACAGTCTATCCCCAAAGCGTCTGGTAGCTATGaatgacttcaatgttgataaCAAGGTTTATATAGATTATATACAGGGAAttctttattaattaaagcACTTTGTCTAAATAGCTGTTTATTATCCGGgtatactaattataaattGTATCAcaacttatattaataagagattttaattaacttatgCATTGTGGCCCCTCTGCCCCGCATATTATCCACAAGGCTAGTCCTAGTCATGTTCTTCAAACGGCGTGCCAGGCAGACGAACTATTAGTGTGATAGCATTGAAATGCAATAGAGAATACGTCAAGTGGTGCTTTGCTTACCACGCAGCCGAGAGGGCAGGCTCATCCATGTGTGCATGAGTCAATAGATGACCAGGACCCCTACATGGCCGCAACAATGCCATTGATGCAATTCATAATTGGGCGGCTATTCACTACCAGGTCCTGGGCCAAAATATTCACCGCGCCGCAGGTCACTCTTTACCCTCGTCATCACGCTCGGCGCTTCATCGCGCCACATGTGTCATAATTTCGGTCCCTGGACTCGAACTACCACTTGACAACTCTCCCCGGTCTTCCAAACCTGCTCCATCCCTACCGGTacggccggcggcgtgaATGACCTAGCAGAGACATGAATTATATAGAATGCGGTTGTATTGTATGACTCGTCAGTCTCTTCTATTCGCGTTTATATAAGTGCGAGGACACCTGCATCAAGCCGCTTGTACCAATCATTCCCGCACTTCCCATTAGCACTAAATACTAGCCTGCGCTATTATATCTATTTGCCTTGTACAAACCTCTCTTTAGCGTTTTACCACCGCCTCCTTTACAATGGTTCGTGTTATTACGATTACACTAGCCGCCGTGTTGTCTACTTTTCTAGTATCGGCGGCAACTATTCACAAGAGACTCATTGGCGGAGAATATGCCAAGGGCGGTGAATTTCCATTTATTGTTAGTATACGACAAAGCGGGAGTCATATTTGCGGAGGCAGTTTACTAGACAGCACTACCGTTCTTACTGCTGCTCACTGTATTAAATGTCTTGACTTTGTCAAAGCAGGAACACTGGTAAGTCTACTCCCCCTTTAGGCTTCCAAGAGGTCTCACACCTCGGCGTAGCCGGCAAAGGATAACAAGGACTAAGCTCATTATACAGGACAGTCGCCAGGGCGGAGTAGAAGTGGAGGTTGTATCCGCTGCGTTGCACCCTCGTTACTCCCGGATCCGGCATCATGATGAtattgccatcttgaaacTAGCAACTCCGATTGAGGAGAGCGACACGATTCGCTATGCAACGCTACCGGCCAGCGGCTCGGATCCCGAGCTGAATACCACCGCAGTAGTCGCGGGCTGGTAAGTGCCATCCAAGTTTCGCAGTGTAGGATATagtcgaaaaaaaaaacgctgACTAGTAGGCAAGGGGCTTGGACGGTCGCAACACGGGTCCTGCTGACAAACTCAGCAAGGTGAATATTACGATTCACGAGCGCGGCGAGTGTTCAGAGAAACTCAAATTGGGCGCGGTTGAAGACATAATATGCGCtggcgacgatggcaaggatGCATGCGAGGGGGACAGCGGCGGTCCTCCTGTCGACCCCGTGACGGGACATGTCATCGGCCTCGTGACATGGGGGCAGTGCCGAGATCCTCCCACGGCATATACCAGGGTCAGCAGCTACATCGACTTTATCAACGGATTCGTTGGAGGCTCTGATTCTAGTCCCCTTTTCAACTTAGGGCGTAAATGTCGGGATCTGGTTCAGTCGGTCGGGAATGCCACTGGCCCCGGTGACGCTGGCATTCCTTCGACCCCAActggggaagaggaagaggaagaagaagaggaagaggaagagcaaGGCCCGACGGCTTTTGATGTTTTGATTGCAAAAATTAGGGAGCTGGCAAAACAATGTGGCTTGAAAGAAAACGAAAAGATGACTCCAGAAATACAAAAGTGTATTGCACGGTTACATGAAGAAGGTGTAACACGGCGCTGATTGTGTTGAGTGAGCAGTATCAAACAACTAGAACGAGCTGAGACTGGTGGTTTAAGAGGTTACAAGTCAAGTCTCATCATTCAGTGGGAGGAAGCAAGGTTAATGAAGATGTGGTATATCGAGTTGTTTTGCCTTGGTAGTCTGCCTTGCTAGCTTTAACATAGTAGGCTAGGTGTCGACGGTGCTTGTTTTATATTCTTTCCACTTAATGACGCATATTCGTGTCTGTCAGAGTGAATATTAGCAGAGTATCCTTCCAAAAGGACATTCTAACCGGTTAATAATATATGTACTCTCACTCTATAGTATTAGCGGAAACGGGacgtatatatataaaatctAGCCCCCATAAGTTGAGCTATAAGCAACTTGataaataagtttaaaatatgtatatatataaacttatatattaatataaaagttgaatatttatattaataattataaactataatataagtaatataataagggagtaataacttttataatattataaaccaggcttattataattttatttctaaataatattaaagttataaataattacgtcttttatagtattattaaatactttacATAATTATTAGGGCCGCTAgtagttatatatatacacgtGATTCGTCCTATTAAACGCTCGTCTTCAGCGCAGCCTCACTTCCCGAGATCATGCATGCATAAAATCTCATCTTCCTTCCATTCTATCACGGCAAGTGAAATAGAAGATACAAAATATATGTGTACTATCTTCTCACCTTACTCCCTTCCCTTATCCATTGAATGGACACATGCAGCCTTATTGCTAGACACCATGAGGCGCTCCCCAACACAGAGAAGCATTTCGGGAGCGCAGATACCATCGACTCATGAATCAAAGAGGCCAGAAGAGGCCGCGAATTTCCCGTATGCAATCCTAGATACCGGAAAGCCCCAATTCAGGCTACTTGAAGTACAGCCAGGCAAACCACAGACCGAAATTGTAGGACGCCTGTTCCACGCATGCCTCGACGAAAACCCCGGCTTTGAGGCTCTGAGCTACACGTGGGGAAGTCCTTCGCCAACCTACGATATTTCAATCAACGGCTGTGCATTTCCGGTGGCTGGGAACCTCAGAAAGGCACTAGGCGACCTGCGCTATCCAGACAAGCCGCGAATTCTTTGGGCAGATGCCATCTGCATCAACCAGCGTGATAGTGACGAGAAGGCGCATCAGGTAAAACTAATGCGAGTAATATTCGCAAAGGCGACTGCTGTCTGTGCCTGGCTCGACCACAGCGTGCAGGCTGGCGACTCTTCGTTTGATAGCCTTTGTTACCTGGGTGAAGGCACCGAGCTCGATAGCTTCGCCGATCCAAGTTACTGGTACCCGGTTGCAGGTATATTCCGAAATCCCTACTGGCGAAGGCTCTGGATACAGCAAGAGCTCATTTTGGCAAAGGAAGTCATGGTTTACTGCCATCGGGATGCATTCAGCGGGCGCCAGCTGTTGGGGTTTCAACAAAGAGTTAATCAAGCATATTTCCAACCTCGAGCACATGAAAGTCCATTGCTGAAGCTTTGCACATACATGAATTACCAAGAGGACGTGGGAGGCGTGTCTATTCGTGAGCGAGAGAACATGCCTCTAGGGTGCAAAACTTTTGTCGAAAAGCAACAGGTTCACGAAGTGAAGCATGACACCATCTCCAAGCCACCATTTTCATCATTGCTACAGTTATTTCTTCAGTCAGGCACCCTGAATATGGCGGAGCCTCGAGACCAGCTCTATGGTATACTAGGGCTGATTCCACGGGCTGACGAGAGTCAGGTACGAGTCGACTACAACGCTCCGGTGGTCAAAGTCCACTCGCAGGTTTTTAGCATTTACCTGTCGAATCACAGCAGTCTCGACTTTTTGTGTTTCAGCAGAAAGACAGCCGATGGTGCTTGTCGAGGCGATATAATCCCGACTTGGATGCCCAATACCCCTACCATTCATTGGAGCCAAGTGTATGCCAGCCAGGCTGCGGGCAGCACCACAGCAAGCGCGGCCTCTATTGATTCAGAGAGTCTAGTTCTGTCTGTCCGAGGTCTCTTGTTGGATAAAATCGCCTTTGTCGCACCCAGGCAAGACTTTGACAAGCTCCCAATACTGGAGTGCTTCTCAATCCTAGAAAGCTACTGTACACGACTCTGGCCGAGCGATACTCAGCGGCCGCTGTGTGAAAAGAAACATGTAACGTTGCTTTTGTTTCCGTGGCTATCCAAGGAACGGTACCGTGAGATGTGGAAAGTCGACAGACCAACGTCGGAAGAGAGAAGGAGCCTGCTTCGCAATATACGTGGCATTGCGGCAGAGAATGACGGAAAAGACGAGTTGACCATGGGACATCTCGCACTCGGGACTACCAGTGTCTCCTGCGATAGATATG
The DNA window shown above is from Metarhizium brunneum chromosome 1, complete sequence and carries:
- the TRYP_4 gene encoding Trypsin, producing MVRVITITLAAVLSTFLVSAATIHKRLIGGEYAKGGEFPFIVSIRQSGSHICGGSLLDSTTVLTAAHCIKCLDFVKAGTLDSRQGGVEVEVVSAALHPRYSRIRHHDDIAILKLATPIEESDTIRYATLPASGSDPELNTTAVVAGWGLDGRNTGPADKLSKVNITIHERGECSEKLKLGAVEDIICAGDDGKDACEGDSGGPPVDPVTGHVIGLVTWGQCRDPPTAYTRVSSYIDFINGFVGGSDSSPLFNLGRKCRDLVQSVGNATGPGDAGIPSTPTGEEEEEEEEEEEEQGPTAFDVLIAKIRELAKQCGLKENEKMTPEIQKCIARLHEEGVTRR
- the CVNH gene encoding Cyanovirin-N, whose translation is MSFYESSRNIWLEDGHILHAECAYGDDEWNESTIDLNDFVGNSDGWFVWNGVNFSDSAGDISVDGAMLTAELNMVEEGTRGRQGINLNDRIGNDNGQLVYVNQDD
- the het-6_3 gene encoding Heterokaryon incompatibility protein 6, OR allele — protein: MRRSPTQRSISGAQIPSTHESKRPEEAANFPYAILDTGKPQFRLLEVQPGKPQTEIVGRLFHACLDENPGFEALSYTWGSPSPTYDISINGCAFPVAGNLRKALGDLRYPDKPRILWADAICINQRDSDEKAHQVKLMRVIFAKATAVCAWLDHSVQAGDSSFDSLCYLGEGTELDSFADPSYWYPVAGIFRNPYWRRLWIQQELILAKEVMVYCHRDAFSGRQLLGFQQRVNQAYFQPRAHESPLLKLCTYMNYQEDVGGVSIRERENMPLGCKTFVEKQQVHEVKHDTISKPPFSSLLQLFLQSGTLNMAEPRDQLYGILGLIPRADESQVRVDYNAPVVKVHSQVFSIYLSNHSSLDFLCFSRKTADGACRGDIIPTWMPNTPTIHWSQVYASQAAGSTTASAASIDSESLVLSVRGLLLDKIAFVAPRQDFDKLPILECFSILESYCTRLWPSDTQRPLCEKKHVTLLLFPWLSKERYREMWKVDRPTSEERRSLLRNIRGIAAENDGKDELTMGHLALGTTSVSCDRYEAFGPVYTSLSCRVLAGTENGRLGTLHHSAKAEEGDQVWILHGCRMPMILRPVPDSRRRFTLIGWMLLPGAMHGEAFSKDGGQDALHRSTTIQIV
- the HQD2_0 gene encoding Catechol 1,2-dioxygenase; this translates as MRYNEFSDQNSRFDPDFAKLVAETTGPNATTRHEHIITSFIRHVHDFARDVKLTHDEWMTGVDYINSLGQHFTAKSHEAFRLRDMLGLGSLVEEIENKTIPCGSSNSTSSAVLGPLWAPDAPFRENGASIIHGSVPTARGQDARQGFGSRHGHTDIRGNCCWVLARCFAPQSDNIRKTMSATCPMLIAEITCTDHASFCLNDRVSTLKTYGTLLLIIFEIPCNLLWKLIGSGWFLPLSDVLFGMASIGTVFMRLKKP
- the betA_1 gene encoding Oxygen-dependent choline dehydrogenase, with the protein product MMMRSSWQAALAGLSLLSSLAAAANLTGYEYVVVGSGAGGGPLAARLALAGHKTLLIEAGDDQGNNPNYTVPAYSARSSEDEKLAWNFYVRHYADDARQARDYKTSYRTADGTLYTGLNPPPGAEMLGTLYPRTGTLGGCTAHNALVAIYPHRSDFEYVASLTGDASWAPDNMRKYFVRMEKNRYLLPLLAKGHGFDGWLDTERAPITLPLEDPKLLSLIAGGSFALGNYSRLLPNLLDVALGDANEDSESRDRDGGYFQIPLSAGDGRRYGSREFVVATRDAKNPDGSKKYPLDVRMNCHVTRVVFDESGGGEPRATGVEFLDGAYLYRASPRSGSAAKGVPGSATASREVIIAGGAYNSPQLLKLSGVGPASELAQFGIPLVKDLPGVGTNLQDHYEVAVQGRLPSDWRFLSGCTFSDDNDPCLDRWRRPGLLTGRGAYVSNGFAAAMLMKSSVASEYDAFLFGGPVNFRGYFPGYSYNITADHDVFTWAILKGHPRNTAGHVRLRSADPLDVPDVLYNYFDTGSGDSAADLTAIREAIGVARDAFSRQLVKVDEVLPGAGVRSAAEVEAYARDTAWGHHASSTCPIGADGDPMAVLDSSFRVRGVKGLRVVDASVYPRIPGTFTALSTYMVGEKAADVILSQNK